A DNA window from Pseudodesulfovibrio thermohalotolerans contains the following coding sequences:
- a CDS encoding C40 family peptidase, whose translation MFIDHQAIKWLGVPFQEGGKAKDGADCGGLVQLWYLHELGIDISDHGFDRSAPHSVLFNGQSPLVSVLEDDFEPLRKIPDGRPMRHDILLFRHRRKEPDHVGIVLSPTRFLHVLEGGSSHAAEIASWRSRLVEIYRHKSLLKKD comes from the coding sequence ATGTTCATAGACCACCAAGCCATCAAGTGGCTGGGGGTCCCGTTTCAGGAAGGCGGAAAAGCGAAAGACGGCGCCGATTGCGGCGGACTGGTCCAGCTTTGGTACCTGCACGAGCTTGGTATCGACATCAGCGACCACGGCTTCGACCGGTCAGCGCCACATTCCGTCCTTTTCAACGGCCAATCCCCGCTCGTGTCCGTCCTTGAAGACGATTTCGAACCGCTTCGGAAAATCCCTGACGGGAGGCCAATGCGGCACGACATTCTCCTCTTCCGGCACCGCCGCAAGGAACCCGACCATGTCGGCATCGTCCTTTCACCGACCCGCTTTCTCCATGTCTTGGAGGGCGGGTCTTCTCATGCGGCCGAGATCGCTTCCTGGCGGTCCCGACTGGTCGAGATCTACCGGCACAAATCGCTTTTGAAAAAAGACTGA